From Lolium perenne isolate Kyuss_39 chromosome 5, Kyuss_2.0, whole genome shotgun sequence, a single genomic window includes:
- the LOC127299174 gene encoding uncharacterized protein, producing the protein MDLYSDVFSIHMQTILAEPGDARRLPTNLDVLASDVHSKVEFYKNAYMDCIGINNALHGVMEEKGKLQVEQKAVVQLAAEKDKLIAELNTQKDHLTTRNEEQAAEIESLKEQLSERESSQALLALKGSGLQSTQSGKVYIRSKKKRQQHSDGSGEDADYQGLSTELEAAKNELSDIHSKLIKGFIDISSTGGRNIAIKNIGQLRNKPFLQACLKKLTPKEALEKASELYNFWQKQLLNPDWKPSKTLMDEGISKEIDVHDVNLQELRASWGEEVYKAVVNCLMEIEECGRLTDRTIVPELWNFKENRKATCSECVEYIFSQVKRLNGSKGRTTRRQ; encoded by the exons ATGGATCTATATTCTGATGTTTTCTCCATCCACATGCAGACTATATTGGCTGAGCCGGGAGATGCACGGCGTTTACCTACAAACCTTGATGTGTTGGCTTCTGATGTTCACTCAAAGGTGGAGTTCTACAAAAATGCCTATATGGACTGCATTGGCATCAATAATGCGCTTCACGGTGTCATGGAAGAAAAAGGAAAGCTCCAGGTAGAACAGAAAG CGGTGGTGCAACTTGCTGCTGAAAAGGACAAGCTGATCGCTGAACTGAATACTCAAAAGGACCATCTGACTACCAGGAATGAAGAACAGGCAGCAGAGATCGAATCCCTAAAGGAACAGCTCAGTGAAAGGGAGTCCAGCCAGGCACTACTGGCACTGAAGGGAAGTGGTCTTCAGAGTACCCAGTCGGGAAAA GTGTATATCAGATCAAAGAAGAAACGACAACAACATTCTGATGGCAGTGGTGAAGATGCAGATTATCAAGGTTTAAGCACTGAGCTTGAGGCTGCTAAAAATGAACTGTCTGATATCCACTCTAAGCTTATCAAG GGTTTTATTGATATCAGTAGTACTGGAGGCAGGAATATTGCAATAAAGAACATAGGCCAACTGAGAAACAAGCCATTCCTACAGGCATGCCTTAAGAAGCTTACTCCCAAAGAAGCTCTAGAAAAAGCTTCTGAGCTGTACAATTTTTGGCAGAAGCAACTGCTGAACCCAGACTGGAAGCCATCCAAGACTCTCATGGATGAAGGTATCTCGAAG GAGATTGATGTCCATGATGTCAATCTGCAAGAGCTACGTGCTTCATGGGGTGAAGAGGTGTACAAGGCCGTGGTGAATTGTTTGATGGAAATTGAAGAGTGTGGCAGGCTGACAGACAGAACCATCGTGCCCGAGCTTTGGAATTTCAAGGAGAATAGGAAGGCTACTTGCAGTGAATGTGTTGAGTACATTTTCAGCCAAGTGAAGCGTCTGAATGGTTCAAAAGGCAGGACGACTCGCAG GCAATAA